A single Roseinatronobacter monicus DNA region contains:
- the dxs gene encoding 1-deoxy-D-xylulose-5-phosphate synthase — MAPKPHLDRVAGPADLRDFTDDELTLLAQELRTETIETVSRTGGHLGSSLGVVELTVALHAVFRTPFDKLIWDVSHQCYPHKILTGRRHQMDSLRQKDGLSGFTKRSESVFDPFGAAHSSTSISAALGFTIGRDMGQPTGDAIAVIGDGSITAGMAYEALNNAGSEGRRLFVILNDNDMSIAPPVGAMNSYLNRLNMPHASLGEIAQGFMAALPASLREQALATRARACGGPPDATMFEHLGFTYIGPIDGHSMPDLLATLRIAHARAEGPVLIHVRTVKGKGYAPAEAADCKYHGVSKFDVASGTQSKGRANAPSYTAVFGNALTDEASRDPTIVGVSAAMPNGTGLDIMGKRFARRVFDVGIAEQHAVTFAAGMAASGLKPFCAIYSTFLQRGYDQIVHDVALQKLPVRFAIDRAGLVGADGATHAGSFDVGFMANLPGMVVMAAGDEAELVHMVATAAAYDEGPIAFRYPRGEGSGVELPARGEVLEIGRGRVLREGSKVAFLSFGAHLTEVTLAVEALEARGISCTIADARFAKPLDHGLIDQLARHHQALITVEQGAEGGFGAHVLHYMANSGLLERGLAVRTMTLPDRFIEQASPAEMYRDACLTADDIAHKALQALGIEALARGQNRTNVS; from the coding sequence ATGGCACCGAAACCGCATCTTGATCGTGTAGCAGGCCCTGCGGACCTGCGCGATTTCACCGATGACGAACTGACACTGCTGGCGCAGGAATTGCGCACCGAGACGATCGAGACGGTCAGTCGAACGGGCGGGCATCTGGGGTCGTCGCTGGGCGTGGTGGAACTGACCGTCGCCCTGCATGCCGTGTTTCGCACCCCCTTTGACAAGTTGATCTGGGATGTCAGTCATCAATGCTACCCCCATAAAATTCTGACAGGCCGCCGTCACCAGATGGACAGCCTGCGCCAGAAAGACGGGCTGTCGGGCTTCACCAAGCGCAGTGAGTCCGTCTTTGACCCGTTTGGTGCCGCGCACAGCTCAACCAGCATTTCCGCAGCACTTGGCTTTACCATTGGCCGCGATATGGGCCAGCCTACGGGCGATGCGATTGCCGTGATCGGCGATGGTTCCATCACCGCAGGCATGGCCTATGAAGCGCTGAACAATGCAGGTAGTGAAGGGCGCCGCCTGTTTGTCATCCTCAACGACAATGACATGTCGATTGCGCCGCCGGTCGGGGCGATGAATTCTTATCTTAACCGCTTGAACATGCCACATGCCTCGCTCGGTGAAATTGCGCAGGGGTTTATGGCCGCACTGCCCGCTTCCTTGCGCGAACAGGCACTTGCGACCCGCGCCCGCGCCTGCGGTGGCCCGCCCGATGCCACCATGTTCGAGCATCTGGGTTTCACCTATATCGGCCCGATTGACGGCCATTCCATGCCCGACCTGCTGGCCACCTTGCGCATTGCCCATGCCCGCGCCGAAGGGCCAGTGCTTATTCATGTGCGCACAGTCAAGGGCAAGGGCTATGCCCCTGCCGAGGCGGCAGATTGCAAATATCACGGCGTGTCGAAATTCGACGTCGCCTCTGGCACGCAAAGCAAGGGCCGTGCCAATGCGCCCAGCTATACAGCGGTGTTCGGCAACGCCCTGACGGATGAGGCCTCGCGCGACCCGACAATCGTCGGCGTGTCGGCGGCTATGCCCAATGGCACCGGTCTGGATATCATGGGCAAACGCTTTGCGCGGCGGGTGTTCGATGTGGGCATTGCCGAGCAGCACGCAGTGACCTTTGCCGCCGGTATGGCCGCAAGCGGGTTGAAGCCGTTTTGCGCGATTTATTCGACCTTCTTGCAGCGCGGCTATGACCAGATCGTACATGATGTGGCGCTGCAAAAACTGCCTGTCCGCTTTGCGATTGACCGCGCGGGGTTGGTGGGCGCTGACGGGGCGACACATGCGGGCAGTTTCGATGTGGGCTTTATGGCCAATCTGCCTGGCATGGTCGTGATGGCCGCAGGCGATGAGGCAGAGCTTGTCCATATGGTTGCCACTGCCGCTGCCTATGACGAAGGTCCGATTGCCTTTCGCTATCCGCGCGGCGAAGGGTCGGGCGTGGAGTTGCCCGCCCGTGGCGAGGTGCTGGAAATTGGCCGTGGCCGTGTGCTGCGCGAAGGCAGCAAGGTGGCCTTTCTGTCCTTCGGGGCGCACCTGACGGAAGTGACGCTGGCCGTCGAGGCGCTGGAAGCGCGCGGCATCAGTTGCACCATCGCTGATGCCCGCTTTGCCAAACCGTTGGACCACGGATTGATCGACCAGTTGGCGCGTCATCATCAGGCGCTGATTACCGTTGAACAGGGGGCCGAGGGCGGATTTGGGGCGCATGTGCTGCATTACATGGCCAATAGCGGCTTGTTGGAACGCGGGCTTGCAGTGCGCACCATGACCCTGCCTGACCGGTTCATCGAACAAGCCAGCCCCGCCGAGATGTACCGCGACGCCTGCCTGACCGCAGATGATATCGCGCACAAAGCCTTGCAGGCTTTGGGTATAGAGGCCCTTGCCCGTGGGCAGAACAGGACTAACGTTAGTTAG
- a CDS encoding IS630 family transposase (programmed frameshift) translates to MGAALALRTDYDGMKLRELARKTKDANQARRLLALAEIYDGGRRSDAARIGGVGLQIVRDWVERFNARGPDGLINGKAPGQQSKLNDEQRRALAAIVESGPTLSVHGVVRWRLSDLRKWIADTFGISLHETSISRELRALGYVKLTARPRHHAQDTAALEDFKKGFAAAVAKLRARLLQGTVIEVWFQDEARVGQKNKITRRWAKRGTRPSAPHDQRTSSSYIFGAICPALGKAAGLVLPACNTEAMALHLAEISQTVAPKAHGAVLVDQAAWHMTDKLVIPDNITIIPIPAKCPELNPVENIWQFMRDNWLSNLIFETYEDIVDHCCKAWNKLVSMPDTITSIGTRDWAQEF, encoded by the exons ATGGGCGCAGCGCTCGCGTTACGGACAGACTACGACGGCATGAAGTTGAGAGAACTTGCGCGAAAGACAAAGGATGCCAACCAAGCCCGCAGGCTTTTGGCGCTGGCGGAGATCTATGATGGCGGTCGGCGCAGCGATGCTGCTCGGATTGGTGGTGTTGGCCTACAAATTGTCCGTGACTGGGTGGAGCGGTTTAATGCCCGCGGGCCTGACGGCTTGATCAACGGCAAAGCTCCTGGTCAGCAGTCTAAGCTTAACGATGAGCAGCGCAGGGCGCTTGCTGCAATTGTTGAGAGCGGTCCGACCTTATCGGTCCATGGGGTCGTCCGCTGGCGCCTGAGTGATCTGAGGAAATGGATTGCAGACACATTTGGGATTTCACTTCACGAGACGTCGATAAGCCGGGAACTCAGGGCGCTTGGTTATGTCAAACTCACAGCACGCCCGCGCCATCACGCGCAAGATACAGCCGCACTGGAGGACTTT AAAAAAGGGTTTGCAGCCGCAGTAGCAAAGCTCCGCGCACGGCTCCTGCAAGGCACTGTGATCGAAGTCTGGTTCCAAGATGAAGCGCGTGTCGGCCAGAAAAACAAGATCACGCGCCGATGGGCGAAGCGCGGTACGCGACCTTCCGCCCCACATGATCAGCGCACGAGTTCAAGCTACATCTTTGGAGCGATTTGCCCAGCCCTCGGGAAAGCTGCAGGTCTTGTGCTGCCAGCGTGCAATACCGAAGCGATGGCCCTGCATCTTGCTGAAATCTCCCAAACTGTCGCACCCAAAGCACATGGGGCTGTGCTCGTGGATCAAGCCGCATGGCACATGACTGACAAGCTGGTCATTCCGGACAACATCACCATCATCCCGATCCCCGCAAAATGCCCAGAACTCAATCCAGTCGAAAACATCTGGCAATTCATGCGAGACAACTGGCTATCAAACCTCATCTTCGAAACCTATGAAGACATCGTAGATCATTGCTGCAAGGCTTGGAACAAATTGGTCAGCATGCCCGACACAATCACCTCCATTGGAACCCGCGACTGGGCTCAAGAGTTCTGA
- a CDS encoding CIA30 family protein gives MLLEGGTGPGLRAENGHSWRCICDSVMGGVSTATLERVTRDSVRALRMTGDVSLQNNGGFVQMSLDLAEPGAALDASGFSGLSLWVMGNNERYNIHLRSPEMTRVWQSWRAEFTAPDTWTRLDMPFTRFHPHRTELPVNPARLARIGLVAIGREMRADLALSRLELTV, from the coding sequence ATGCTTCTGGAAGGTGGCACCGGTCCCGGCCTTAGGGCCGAGAACGGGCACTCATGGCGCTGCATCTGTGACAGCGTCATGGGCGGTGTCAGCACTGCCACGCTGGAGCGCGTGACACGGGACAGTGTCCGCGCCCTGCGCATGACCGGCGATGTCAGCCTGCAAAACAATGGTGGCTTCGTGCAGATGTCGCTGGACCTTGCCGAACCCGGCGCGGCGCTGGATGCTTCGGGCTTCTCTGGCCTGTCGCTCTGGGTCATGGGCAATAATGAGCGGTATAACATCCATCTGCGCAGCCCTGAAATGACCCGCGTGTGGCAATCGTGGCGTGCAGAGTTCACAGCCCCCGACACATGGACGCGGCTGGATATGCCCTTCACCCGCTTTCACCCCCACCGGACAGAGTTGCCCGTCAATCCGGCACGGCTTGCGCGGATCGGACTGGTGGCAATCGGGCGCGAAATGCGGGCCGATCTGGCGCTGTCACGGTTGGAGTTGACGGTGTAG
- a CDS encoding metal ABC transporter permease yields the protein MIASFFGSIPAMILLTGILVGVSGALLGSFLVLRGNAMLTDAISHSIVFGIIVVWLLTGQMSGPVQVLGAALTGVLTVVLSELLARSRLVKMDAAIGLVFPALFAAGVLLISIYARDVHIDVETVLLGEIGFVWLNTVVLWGQQVPIAVATLGAVLVVNLVFVLVLWKELKLTTFDPGLAAALGFLPGVLHYAVLTLTSVTAVAAFDAVGAILFIAFVIVPPATAYLLTRRLWGVVVLAVALSVAACVAGYVLALRWNVSIAGMMASMTGVWFALALLLAPGHGLVAQALGQRSKRLDHDCRALVAHLFTHQNTPAMAEENTLRALVDHLRWPEPRALAAILRAHDRDLIERRAGLLTLRPKGNAEAEAIFGRIEPER from the coding sequence ATGATCGCATCCTTTTTCGGCTCGATCCCGGCGATGATCTTGCTGACCGGCATTCTGGTGGGCGTGTCGGGTGCGCTTCTGGGCTCATTTCTGGTGCTGCGCGGCAATGCAATGCTGACCGATGCCATCAGCCATTCCATCGTGTTCGGCATTATTGTGGTGTGGCTGCTGACGGGGCAGATGTCGGGGCCAGTGCAGGTGCTTGGCGCGGCCCTGACAGGGGTGCTGACGGTGGTGCTGTCGGAATTGCTGGCCCGCTCGCGTCTGGTCAAGATGGACGCGGCGATTGGTCTGGTGTTTCCCGCCCTGTTTGCCGCCGGTGTGCTGCTTATCTCAATCTATGCCCGCGATGTGCATATCGATGTCGAAACTGTGCTGCTGGGCGAGATTGGCTTTGTCTGGTTGAATACAGTTGTGCTTTGGGGCCAGCAGGTGCCGATTGCCGTCGCCACGCTGGGCGCGGTGCTCGTGGTCAATCTGGTCTTTGTGTTGGTGCTGTGGAAAGAGTTGAAACTGACCACATTCGATCCCGGCCTTGCGGCGGCGCTCGGGTTCCTGCCCGGCGTGTTGCATTACGCGGTGCTGACACTGACCAGCGTGACAGCCGTGGCGGCGTTCGATGCCGTGGGGGCGATCCTGTTCATCGCCTTCGTCATCGTGCCGCCTGCAACCGCCTATCTGCTGACGCGGCGCTTGTGGGGGGTGGTTGTGCTGGCCGTGGCGCTGTCGGTGGCGGCCTGTGTGGCGGGCTATGTGTTGGCGCTGCGCTGGAATGTGTCCATCGCGGGCATGATGGCCAGCATGACCGGCGTGTGGTTTGCACTGGCGCTGCTGCTCGCGCCCGGTCATGGGTTGGTGGCCCAGGCGCTCGGGCAGCGCAGCAAGCGGCTGGATCACGATTGCCGCGCCCTTGTCGCCCATCTGTTCACCCATCAAAACACGCCCGCTATGGCCGAGGAAAACACCCTGCGCGCTTTGGTGGACCATCTGCGCTGGCCAGAACCGCGCGCCCTCGCCGCGATCCTGCGTGCCCATGACCGCGACCTGATCGAGCGGCGCGCAGGCCTGTTGACCCTGCGCCCGAAAGGCAATGCCGAGGCAGAGGCGATCTTTGGCAGGATAGAGCCGGAGCGGTGA
- a CDS encoding metal ABC transporter permease, translated as MSALADLLSSGIVRTVLIGAAMLGAISGMLGAFAVLRRQSLLGDALSHAALPGVCLGFIIAGTRDLGSILVGAFITGALAALIMMLIVRRTTLKTDAALGIVLSVFFAVGVVLLSWVQDQGGAASAGLASFLFGQAAAILASDLWVMGGVGLVALALVLALWKEFKLVSFDADFARAQGFPVTLLEATLTVMVALAIVVGLQLVGVVLMVALLIAPAAAARQWATTLGPMVALSAAIGAASGAAGALVSATTRGLATGPVVVLIATAAVVISLLIAPQRGLLWQALAARRARARISDGRVLTTLQGLAAAHDDASYPAERGMLETALGARAPSARIAALERRGLIHPVTHPPETTPHWELTEAGHAEAASLSGKPAPAQDEGTR; from the coding sequence GTGAGCGCACTGGCCGATCTGTTGTCCAGCGGCATTGTCCGCACAGTGCTGATCGGGGCCGCGATGCTGGGCGCGATCAGCGGGATGCTGGGCGCGTTTGCTGTGTTGCGCCGCCAAAGCCTGCTGGGCGATGCACTGTCCCATGCCGCCCTGCCCGGTGTCTGCCTTGGCTTCATCATTGCAGGCACGCGCGATCTGGGCAGCATTCTGGTCGGCGCGTTCATCACTGGTGCATTGGCCGCACTGATCATGATGCTGATCGTGCGCCGCACCACACTGAAAACGGACGCCGCCTTGGGGATCGTGCTCAGTGTGTTTTTCGCAGTGGGGGTGGTGCTGCTCAGTTGGGTGCAGGATCAGGGCGGTGCTGCAAGTGCGGGGCTTGCCAGCTTTCTGTTCGGTCAGGCTGCGGCGATTTTGGCCAGCGATTTGTGGGTCATGGGCGGGGTCGGGTTGGTCGCGCTGGCGCTGGTGCTGGCGCTGTGGAAGGAATTTAAGCTGGTCAGCTTTGACGCCGATTTCGCCCGCGCCCAAGGCTTCCCCGTCACCTTGCTAGAGGCCACACTGACCGTGATGGTCGCACTGGCCATCGTGGTGGGGCTGCAACTGGTGGGGGTGGTGCTGATGGTGGCCTTGCTGATCGCCCCTGCGGCAGCAGCGCGACAATGGGCCACGACTCTGGGGCCGATGGTCGCGCTGTCGGCGGCGATTGGCGCAGCTTCCGGGGCGGCGGGCGCGCTGGTCAGCGCCACAACGCGCGGCCTTGCGACCGGGCCGGTGGTGGTGCTGATCGCAACCGCTGCGGTGGTGATCTCGCTTCTCATAGCGCCGCAGCGCGGCCTCTTGTGGCAGGCATTGGCGGCGCGCCGTGCCCGCGCGCGCATCAGCGACGGGCGCGTGCTGACAACCTTGCAAGGACTGGCCGCCGCGCATGACGACGCAAGCTACCCGGCAGAGCGCGGGATGCTCGAAACGGCGCTTGGCGCGCGCGCGCCCTCTGCGCGCATTGCCGCGCTGGAACGGCGCGGGCTGATCCACCCCGTCACCCACCCGCCGGAGACGACACCGCATTGGGAATTGACCGAAGCAGGCCATGCCGAGGCCGCGTCCCTGTCCGGCAAACCCGCCCCCGCACAAGACGAGGGCACACGATGA
- a CDS encoding metal ABC transporter ATP-binding protein: protein MRDDSLHEPGQALHIEDITVSYGANPALWDIDLDIPPGVMCAIVGPNGAGKSTLIKTALGLVRPVAGHVRFLGRPVAQMRGKIGYVPQRHSVDWDFPTTVRDVVEMGLYQQLGWFRRPGAQAHARALGALAEVGMQDYAGRQISQLSGGQQQRVFIARALMQDAPILILDEPLAGVDAATEAVIIALLQRLRDAGRTIIVVHHDLTTVQSYFDWLVMLNVRIIAQGPMAEVYTPENLRAAYGRQLAMIATPREESTL, encoded by the coding sequence ATGCGTGACGACAGCCTGCACGAGCCGGGACAGGCCCTGCATATCGAGGATATCACCGTCAGCTATGGCGCAAACCCCGCGCTGTGGGACATTGATCTGGATATCCCGCCCGGTGTCATGTGCGCCATTGTCGGGCCGAACGGGGCTGGCAAATCCACACTCATCAAGACTGCATTGGGGCTGGTGCGCCCTGTGGCGGGGCATGTCCGCTTTCTGGGTCGACCCGTCGCGCAGATGCGCGGCAAGATCGGCTATGTCCCGCAGCGCCACAGTGTGGACTGGGATTTCCCGACGACCGTGCGCGATGTGGTGGAAATGGGACTGTATCAGCAGCTTGGCTGGTTTCGCAGGCCCGGTGCGCAGGCACATGCACGCGCGCTTGGCGCCTTGGCGGAAGTGGGGATGCAGGATTACGCGGGCCGCCAGATCAGCCAGCTTTCGGGTGGCCAGCAACAGCGCGTCTTTATTGCGCGCGCATTGATGCAGGACGCGCCGATCCTGATCCTTGACGAACCCCTCGCCGGTGTCGATGCCGCAACCGAGGCGGTAATCATCGCCCTGTTGCAACGACTGCGCGACGCAGGGCGCACGATCATCGTCGTGCATCATGACCTGACAACCGTGCAAAGCTATTTCGACTGGCTGGTCATGCTGAATGTGCGCATCATCGCCCAAGGTCCGATGGCCGAAGTCTACACGCCTGAGAATTTGCGCGCAGCCTATGGCCGGCAACTGGCCATGATCGCCACCCCGCGCGAGGAAAGCACGCTGTGA
- a CDS encoding metal ABC transporter solute-binding protein, Zn/Mn family — MITTLSALALTTPAYAQDAPLNILATVGMIADVAQNVAGECAAVSTLIGPGTDPHYFSATPRDVDALARAELIFYVDRTLEERLADILDNFRDRTPTVGLADATFDMDTLLEDPDAPGTLDPHLWMDVSRWARLAPVIADSIAAQRPDCADAMADNVERYAAQLDALHSWVGDAIATIPEGQRLLVTAHDAFYYFADAYGIEASEAIEGISTASEASIGDIREVAAFVIERGVPAVFVETTINPRTMQALVAEVQSQGHDVTIGGALFSDAMGDDGTPEGTYIGMIRVNTATVTTALGGTLPDWPEALADWAQDWDIPN, encoded by the coding sequence ATGATCACAACCCTTTCAGCACTCGCGCTGACCACACCGGCCTATGCGCAGGATGCCCCCCTGAACATCCTCGCCACTGTCGGTATGATCGCTGATGTCGCGCAGAATGTGGCAGGGGAATGCGCTGCGGTCAGCACTCTGATCGGCCCCGGCACCGACCCGCATTACTTTTCCGCCACCCCGCGCGATGTCGATGCGCTGGCGCGGGCCGAGTTGATCTTCTATGTCGACCGCACCCTTGAAGAACGCCTTGCCGATATTCTGGACAATTTCCGCGACCGGACCCCCACTGTCGGGCTTGCGGATGCGACATTCGACATGGACACGCTGCTCGAAGACCCAGACGCGCCGGGCACACTTGACCCGCATCTGTGGATGGATGTCAGCCGCTGGGCGCGACTCGCGCCCGTCATCGCGGACAGCATTGCCGCGCAGCGCCCTGATTGCGCCGACGCTATGGCCGACAATGTCGAACGCTACGCCGCGCAGCTCGACGCCCTGCATAGCTGGGTCGGCGACGCCATCGCCACGATCCCCGAAGGGCAACGCCTGCTGGTGACAGCACATGACGCATTCTACTATTTCGCCGATGCTTATGGCATCGAAGCCTCTGAGGCGATTGAGGGGATTTCCACGGCATCCGAGGCCAGCATTGGTGATATTCGAGAAGTCGCAGCCTTTGTGATCGAGCGCGGCGTGCCTGCGGTATTTGTGGAAACCACCATCAACCCGCGCACAATGCAGGCGCTGGTTGCCGAAGTGCAGTCGCAGGGGCATGATGTCACCATCGGGGGCGCGCTATTTTCCGATGCAATGGGCGATGACGGCACGCCCGAAGGCACCTATATCGGTATGATCCGCGTCAATACGGCCACGGTAACGACAGCACTTGGCGGCACCCTGCCCGACTGGCCCGAAGCCTTGGCCGATTGGGCGCAGGACTGGGACATTCCCAACTGA
- the carB gene encoding carbamoyl-phosphate synthase large subunit — translation MPKRTDIQSIMIIGAGPIVIGQACEFDYSGAQACKALREEGYRVILVNSNPATIMTDPGLADATYIEPITPEIVAKIIEKERPDALLPTMGGQTGLNTSLALADMGVLDKFGVELIGANRQAIEMAEDRKLFREAMDRIGLENPKATIIAAPKLDSGKYDINAGVAAAIEAIEYVGLPAIIRPAYTLGGTGGGVAYNRDDYERICRSGLDASPVAQILVDESLLGWKEFEMEVVRDRADNAIIVCAIENVDPMGVHTGDSITVAPALTLTDKEYQIMRNGSIAVLREIGVETGGSNVQWAINPADGRMVVIEMNPRVSRSSALASKATGFPIAKIAAKLAVGYTLDELDNDITKVTPASFEPSIDYVVTKIPRFAFEKFAGSKPELTTAMKSVGEAMAIGRTFHESMQKALASLETGLSGFDEIAIIGAPDKAAIIKAISAQTPDRIRLIAQAMREGLTDDEIQAATAFDPWFLARIREIIDAEAEIRRDGLPVSAEGLRGLKMLGFTDARLATLTGRDEGQVRRARRNLGVNAVFKRIDTCAAEFEAQTPYMYSTYESPVMGDVECEARPSDRKKVVILGGGPNRIGQGIEFDYCCCHACFALTDVGYETIMINCNPETVSTDYDTSDRLYFEPLTLEHVLEILRVEQTNGTLHGVIVQFGGQTPLKLANALEEEGIPILGTSPDAIDLAEDRERFQELLNKLGLKQPVNGIASTPEQAFDIAQRVGYPLVIRPSYVLGGRAMEIVRDDAHLERYIRDAVVVSGKNPVLLDSYLVGAVEVDVDALCDGTNVHVAGIMQHIEEAGVHSGDSACSLPPYSLSPEIIAELRVQTEAMARGLNVVGLMNVQFAIKDNVIYVLEVNPRASRTVPFVAKATDSAIASIAARLMAGEPLTNFPLRAPIDGNVAPTEPLPMGDPMTLADPQTPWFSVKEAVLPFARFPGVDTLLGPEMRSTGEVMGWARNFARAFYKAQLGAGVTLPETGRVFLSIKDYDKGPLIAEAAQTLTDLGFEIVATRGTADWLGTQGIACEIVNKVYEGRPNIVDLLKSGEIVMVLNTTEGAQAIEDSREIRAVALYDKIPYYTTAAGSHAAAMAIKAREEGEIGVRALQHAADPL, via the coding sequence ATGCCAAAAAGAACCGACATCCAATCCATCATGATCATTGGCGCAGGGCCGATTGTGATCGGGCAAGCCTGCGAATTTGACTATTCGGGGGCGCAGGCCTGCAAGGCGTTGCGCGAAGAAGGGTATCGGGTGATTCTGGTCAATTCGAACCCCGCCACGATCATGACCGACCCCGGTCTGGCCGATGCCACCTATATCGAACCCATCACGCCAGAGATTGTTGCCAAAATCATTGAGAAGGAACGCCCCGACGCGCTGTTGCCGACAATGGGCGGGCAGACGGGGCTGAACACCTCGCTGGCGCTGGCCGATATGGGCGTGCTGGACAAATTCGGGGTCGAATTGATCGGCGCGAACCGTCAGGCCATCGAAATGGCCGAAGACCGCAAGCTGTTCCGCGAAGCGATGGACCGGATCGGGCTGGAAAACCCCAAGGCCACGATCATTGCGGCCCCGAAACTGGACAGCGGCAAATATGACATCAACGCCGGTGTTGCCGCCGCGATTGAGGCTATTGAATATGTGGGCCTGCCTGCCATTATCCGCCCTGCCTATACGCTGGGCGGCACAGGCGGGGGTGTTGCCTATAACCGCGACGATTATGAACGCATCTGCCGCTCTGGCCTTGATGCGTCACCAGTTGCGCAGATTCTGGTCGATGAATCGCTGCTGGGCTGGAAAGAGTTCGAGATGGAGGTCGTGCGCGACCGCGCCGACAATGCGATCATCGTCTGCGCCATCGAGAATGTCGATCCGATGGGCGTGCACACAGGCGATTCGATCACCGTGGCCCCAGCCCTGACGCTGACCGACAAGGAATACCAGATCATGCGCAACGGCTCGATTGCTGTGCTGCGCGAAATCGGGGTCGAAACCGGCGGTTCCAACGTGCAATGGGCGATCAACCCCGCCGACGGGCGCATGGTCGTGATCGAGATGAACCCGCGCGTGTCGCGCTCTTCCGCGCTGGCGTCCAAGGCCACAGGCTTTCCGATTGCGAAAATCGCGGCCAAGCTGGCGGTAGGCTATACGCTGGACGAGTTGGACAATGACATCACGAAAGTGACACCTGCCTCGTTCGAGCCGTCAATAGATTATGTCGTTACCAAAATCCCAAGGTTCGCTTTTGAAAAGTTTGCCGGGTCCAAGCCAGAGCTGACCACCGCCATGAAATCGGTGGGCGAAGCGATGGCGATTGGCCGGACCTTCCACGAATCGATGCAAAAGGCGCTGGCGTCTTTGGAAACCGGCCTGAGCGGGTTTGACGAAATCGCCATCATCGGCGCGCCGGACAAGGCCGCCATCATCAAAGCGATATCCGCGCAAACCCCCGACCGCATCCGCCTGATCGCGCAAGCCATGCGCGAAGGGCTGACAGATGACGAGATACAGGCCGCCACCGCCTTCGATCCGTGGTTTCTGGCGCGTATCCGCGAGATTATCGACGCCGAGGCGGAAATCAGGCGCGATGGCCTGCCCGTATCCGCCGAGGGGCTGCGCGGGCTGAAAATGCTGGGCTTTACCGATGCCCGCCTTGCCACGCTGACCGGCCGGGACGAGGGCCAGGTGCGCCGCGCCCGCCGCAATCTGGGTGTGAATGCCGTGTTCAAACGTATCGACACATGCGCGGCAGAGTTCGAGGCGCAGACCCCCTACATGTATTCCACCTATGAGTCGCCCGTCATGGGCGATGTCGAATGCGAAGCGCGCCCCTCTGACCGCAAGAAAGTGGTCATCTTGGGCGGTGGTCCAAACCGGATCGGACAAGGGATCGAGTTTGATTATTGCTGCTGTCACGCCTGTTTCGCGCTGACCGATGTCGGCTATGAAACCATCATGATCAACTGTAACCCCGAGACAGTATCAACCGATTACGACACGTCCGACCGGCTGTATTTTGAACCGCTGACGCTGGAACATGTGCTGGAAATTCTGCGGGTTGAGCAAACGAATGGCACGCTTCACGGGGTGATCGTGCAGTTTGGCGGCCAGACACCGCTGAAACTGGCCAATGCGCTGGAAGAAGAAGGCATCCCGATCCTTGGCACCTCGCCCGACGCGATTGATCTGGCCGAGGACCGCGAGCGCTTTCAGGAACTGCTGAACAAGCTGGGGCTGAAACAGCCGGTGAATGGCATTGCCTCTACCCCGGAGCAGGCCTTCGATATTGCGCAGCGCGTGGGCTACCCGCTGGTGATCCGTCCGTCCTATGTGCTGGGTGGCCGCGCGATGGAGATTGTGCGCGATGACGCCCATCTGGAACGCTATATCCGCGACGCGGTTGTCGTGTCTGGCAAGAACCCTGTCCTGCTGGACAGCTACCTTGTCGGCGCGGTCGAGGTGGATGTGGATGCGCTGTGCGATGGCACAAATGTGCATGTCGCAGGGATCATGCAGCATATCGAGGAAGCGGGCGTGCATTCGGGCGACAGCGCCTGCTCACTCCCCCCCTACTCGCTAAGCCCTGAAATCATTGCTGAATTGCGCGTTCAGACCGAAGCAATGGCGCGGGGTCTGAATGTTGTGGGCCTGATGAATGTGCAATTCGCCATCAAGGACAATGTCATATATGTGCTAGAGGTGAACCCGCGCGCCAGCCGCACGGTGCCCTTTGTCGCCAAGGCAACCGACAGCGCAATCGCCTCAATCGCCGCACGCCTGATGGCGGGAGAGCCGCTGACCAACTTCCCCCTGCGCGCCCCCATTGATGGCAATGTCGCCCCGACAGAGCCGCTGCCGATGGGCGACCCGATGACACTGGCTGACCCGCAAACGCCGTGGTTCTCGGTCAAGGAAGCAGTGCTGCCCTTCGCGCGTTTCCCCGGCGTCGACACGCTGCTTGGCCCAGAGATGCGCTCGACCGGCGAAGTGATGGGCTGGGCGCGCAACTTCGCCCGTGCCTTCTACAAGGCGCAGCTTGGCGCTGGCGTCACGCTGCCTGAAACGGGCCGCGTGTTCCTGTCGATCAAGGATTACGACAAAGGCCCGCTGATTGCAGAAGCGGCCCAAACCCTGACCGATCTGGGCTTCGAGATTGTCGCCACGCGCGGCACAGCGGACTGGCTGGGCACGCAGGGCATCGCCTGCGAGATCGTGAACAAAGTCTATGAGGGGCGCCCCAACATCGTCGATCTGCTGAAAAGCGGCGAAATCGTCATGGTGCTGAACACCACCGAAGGGGCGCAGGCCATCGAGGACAGCCGCGAAATTCGCGCGGTCGCGCTCTATGACAAGATCCCCTATTACACGACCGCTGCGGGCAGCCATGCCGCCGCAATGGCGATCAAGGCGCGCGAAGAAGGGGAAATCGGGGTGCGGGCCTTGCAGCACGCCGCCGACCCGCTCTAG